A genomic stretch from Physeter macrocephalus isolate SW-GA chromosome 12, ASM283717v5, whole genome shotgun sequence includes:
- the CDC42EP3 gene encoding cdc42 effector protein 3 translates to MPAKTPIYLKAANNKKGKKFKLRDILSPDMISPPLGDFRHTIHIGKEGQHDVFGDISFLQGNYELLPGNQEKAHMGQFPGHNEFFRANSTSDSMFTETPSPVLKNAISLPTIGGSQALMLPLLSPVTFSSKQESLGPGKLPRLSCEPVMEEKAPEESSLLENGTVHQGDVSWGSSGSASQSSQGRGSHSSSLSEQYPDWAAEDMFDHSAPCELVKEKTKSEESLSDLTGSLLSLQLDLGPSFLDEVLNVMDKNK, encoded by the coding sequence ATGCCAGCCAAGACCCCAATTTACCTGAAAGCTGCCAataacaagaaaggaaagaaatttaaactgAGGGACATCTTGTCTCCGGATATGATCAGCCCTCCCCTTGGAGACTTCCGCCACACCATTCACATTGGCAAAGAGGGCCAGCACGACGTCTTTGGAGACATTTCCTTTCTTCAAGGCAACTATGAGCTTCTACCTGGAAACCAGGAGAAAGCGCACATGGGCCAGTTCCCTGGGCATAACGAGTTCTTCCGAGCCAACAGTACCTCCGACTCCATGTTCACAGAAACACCCTCCCCGGTGCTCAAAAACGCCATCTCCCTCCCAACCATCGGAGGGTCCCAAGCACTCATGTTGCCTTTGTTGTCACCGGTGACATTCAGTTCCAAACAGGAGTCCTTAGGGCCGGGAAAGCTGCCCCGGCTTAGCTGTGAGCCAGTCATGGAGGAGAAGGCTCCAGAGGAAAGCAGCCTGTTGGAGAACGGGACGGTCCACCAGGGGGACGTCTCATGGGGGTCCAGCGGGTCCGCATCCCAGTccagccagggcaggggcagccacTCCTCCAGCCTCTCCGAACAGTATCCCGACTGGGCGGCCGAGGACATGTTTGACCATTCCGCCCCGTGTGAGCTCGTCAAGGAAAAGACTAAATCAGAGGAGTCCCTCTCTGATCTCACGggttccctcctctccctgcagcTCGATCTTGGGCCCTCATTTCTGGATGAGGTGCTGAATGTCATGGATAAAAATAAGTAA